Proteins from a genomic interval of Xanthomonas sp. AM6:
- the plsB gene encoding glycerol-3-phosphate 1-O-acyltransferase PlsB: MTPMPEQNPLPFPDDAAGTRAPDPAHAPIPPASGDAAASGPQAPAAAALPVPAAATRSAKRPLWARLLGRLADPWLGLNIEPAEPGQYDDGRPVVYVLEDYGLSNALILDKACREAGLPSPLVPLPGDPLGRKRAYLALSRRSSNNALIPEQRGAKTHSDSLAKLLQAHRERPDLDIHLVPVSIFVGRAPDKQSGWFAVLFSENWALVGSFRRLLGVLLNGRSTIVRFAPPVSMRQTVDEGLPPERTVRKLQRVLRTHFRRIREAVIGPDLSTRRLLVDQVLASEPVREAIAAQAKRDNSKPMDAWRKAHAYAWEIAADYSSPVVRSASFLLTHVWNRIYAGVLVHHLDKLKEAAPGHEVIYVPSHRSHMDYLLLSYLLYERGIVPPHIVAGINLNLPVVGTLLRKGGAFFIRRSIKGNALYSAVLSEYVAQLVAGGYSIEYFVEGGRSRTGRLLQPKGGMIAMTLRAFLRQPRKPVLFQPIYVGYEKLMEGNSYLDELSGRPKEKESIWGLLWSIPKVLKQNYGQVVVNFGEPIALSQVLAQRAPEWDGQPLGEDEKPGWLNGTVDALAQQIQVHVNAAADVNPVNLLALALLSTPKHAMGEADLIAQIELCKKLLAELPYSNRVTVTPHSPERIIAHAEEINVLTRTPHPLGDVLSVNGDNAVLLSYFRNNVLHLFTASSWVACCFQNNRRMSRAGLLRLGRTVYPFLQAELFLPWSEDQFAERIERTIEVFVREGLLLQVNDDDGGLLARNTGQTDEVFRLRAIGHSLQQAFERYYIAISVLVKNGPGKLGAGELESLCQQAAQRLSLLYAPAAPEFFDKTLFRGFIQKLRELKLVWPDENSKLVFDERLDAWAKDAKFILGRELRHTIERVSPEAAKPEEPAVPQD, encoded by the coding sequence ATGACGCCGATGCCAGAACAAAATCCCCTCCCCTTCCCCGACGACGCCGCGGGCACGCGCGCCCCGGATCCGGCGCATGCGCCCATCCCCCCGGCCAGCGGCGACGCCGCCGCCAGCGGGCCGCAGGCGCCCGCCGCGGCGGCGCTGCCGGTGCCGGCGGCCGCCACGCGCAGCGCCAAGCGGCCGCTGTGGGCGCGCCTGCTCGGGCGCCTGGCCGATCCGTGGCTGGGGCTGAACATCGAACCGGCCGAACCCGGCCAGTACGACGACGGCCGCCCGGTGGTCTACGTGTTGGAGGACTACGGCCTGTCCAACGCGCTGATCCTGGACAAGGCCTGCCGCGAGGCCGGCCTGCCGTCGCCGCTGGTACCGCTGCCCGGCGACCCGCTGGGGCGCAAGCGCGCCTACCTAGCGCTGTCGCGGCGCAGCAGCAACAACGCGCTGATCCCCGAGCAGCGCGGCGCCAAGACCCATTCCGATTCGCTGGCCAAGCTGCTGCAGGCGCATCGCGAGCGCCCGGACCTGGACATCCACCTGGTGCCGGTGTCGATCTTCGTCGGCCGCGCCCCGGACAAGCAGAGCGGCTGGTTCGCGGTGCTGTTCTCGGAGAACTGGGCGCTGGTCGGTAGCTTCCGGCGCCTGCTCGGCGTGCTGCTCAACGGCCGCAGCACCATCGTGCGCTTCGCCCCGCCGGTGTCGATGCGGCAGACGGTGGACGAAGGACTGCCGCCCGAACGCACCGTGCGCAAGCTGCAGCGCGTGCTGCGCACCCATTTCCGCCGCATCCGCGAGGCGGTGATCGGCCCGGACCTGTCCACCCGGCGCCTGCTGGTGGACCAGGTGCTGGCGTCCGAGCCGGTGCGCGAGGCGATCGCCGCGCAGGCCAAGCGCGACAACAGCAAGCCGATGGACGCCTGGCGCAAGGCCCACGCCTACGCCTGGGAGATCGCCGCGGACTACTCCAGCCCGGTGGTGCGCTCGGCCAGCTTCCTGCTCACCCACGTGTGGAACCGCATCTACGCCGGCGTGCTGGTGCACCACCTGGACAAGCTGAAGGAGGCCGCGCCCGGACACGAAGTGATCTACGTGCCCAGCCACCGCAGCCACATGGACTACCTGCTGCTGAGCTACCTGCTGTACGAACGCGGCATCGTGCCGCCGCACATCGTGGCCGGCATCAACCTCAACCTGCCGGTGGTCGGCACCTTGCTGCGCAAGGGCGGCGCGTTCTTCATCCGCCGCTCGATCAAGGGCAACGCGCTGTATTCGGCGGTGCTCAGCGAATACGTGGCGCAGCTGGTGGCCGGCGGCTACTCGATCGAGTACTTCGTGGAGGGCGGGCGCTCGCGCACCGGCCGGCTGCTGCAGCCCAAGGGCGGCATGATCGCGATGACCCTGCGCGCGTTCCTGCGCCAGCCGCGCAAGCCGGTGCTGTTCCAGCCGATCTACGTCGGCTACGAGAAGCTGATGGAAGGCAACAGCTACCTCGACGAACTCAGCGGCCGGCCGAAGGAGAAGGAATCGATCTGGGGCCTGCTGTGGAGCATCCCCAAGGTGCTCAAACAGAACTACGGCCAGGTGGTGGTGAACTTCGGCGAGCCGATCGCGCTGAGCCAGGTGCTGGCGCAGCGCGCGCCGGAGTGGGACGGCCAGCCGCTGGGCGAGGACGAGAAGCCGGGCTGGTTGAACGGCACCGTCGATGCGCTGGCGCAGCAGATCCAGGTGCACGTCAACGCCGCCGCCGACGTCAATCCGGTCAACCTGCTGGCGCTGGCGCTGCTGTCCACGCCCAAGCACGCGATGGGCGAGGCCGACCTGATCGCGCAGATCGAACTGTGCAAGAAGCTGCTGGCCGAACTGCCGTACTCCAACCGGGTCACCGTCACCCCGCATTCGCCCGAGCGCATCATCGCCCACGCCGAGGAGATCAACGTGCTGACCCGCACGCCGCATCCGCTCGGCGACGTGCTCAGCGTCAACGGCGACAACGCGGTGCTGCTGAGCTACTTCCGCAACAACGTGCTGCACCTGTTCACCGCGTCCTCCTGGGTGGCGTGCTGCTTCCAGAACAACCGCCGCATGAGCCGCGCCGGGCTGCTGCGGCTGGGCCGCACGGTGTACCCGTTCCTGCAGGCCGAGCTGTTCCTGCCGTGGAGCGAGGACCAGTTCGCCGAGCGCATCGAGCGCACCATCGAGGTGTTCGTGCGCGAGGGGCTGCTGCTGCAGGTCAACGACGACGACGGCGGCCTGCTGGCGCGCAACACCGGGCAGACCGACGAGGTGTTCCGCCTGCGCGCCATCGGGCATTCGCTGCAGCAGGCGTTCGAGCGCTACTACATCGCCATTTCGGTGCTGGTCAAGAACGGCCCCGGCAAGCTCGGCGCCGGCGAACTGGAGAGCCTGTGCCAGCAGGCGGCGCAGCGCCTGAGCCTGCTGTACGCCCCGGCCGCGCCGGAGTTCTTCGACAAGACCCTGTTCCGCGGCTTCATCCAGAAGCTGCGCGAACTGAAGCTGGTGTGGCCGGACGAGAACAGCAAGCTGGTGTTCGACGAGCGGCTGGACGCGTGGGCCAAGGACGCCAAGTTCATCCTCGGCCGCGAACTGCGCCACACCATCGAGCGGGTCAGCCCGGAAGCGGCCAAGCCGGAAGAGCCGGCGGTGCCGCAGGATTGA
- a CDS encoding DUF488 domain-containing protein: MSAATFFSIGHSTRPLDEFLEILRGAQVTQLADVRAFPYSRRFPQFDGSALARTLAAEGIGYQHFRALGGRRGKQPGVDPQRNGHWRSVSFHNYADYALGAEFGEAFAQLRALGSRGACAVMCAEAYWRQCHRQIICDHLLHHGHPVIHLIDAKRREPATLNPAARADAQGQLVYPPDAPPAGSVTGDLFGG; encoded by the coding sequence GTGAGCGCGGCGACGTTCTTCAGCATCGGCCATTCCACGCGGCCGCTGGACGAGTTCCTGGAGATCCTGCGCGGCGCGCAGGTCACGCAGTTGGCCGACGTGCGCGCGTTTCCGTATTCGCGGCGCTTCCCGCAGTTCGACGGCAGCGCGCTGGCGCGCACGCTGGCCGCCGAAGGCATCGGCTACCAGCATTTCCGTGCGTTGGGCGGACGCCGCGGCAAGCAGCCCGGCGTGGACCCACAGCGCAACGGCCATTGGCGCAGTGTCAGCTTCCACAACTACGCCGACTACGCGCTGGGCGCCGAGTTCGGCGAGGCGTTCGCACAGCTGCGCGCGCTCGGCAGCCGCGGCGCATGCGCGGTGATGTGCGCCGAGGCCTACTGGCGCCAGTGCCATCGCCAGATCATCTGCGACCACCTGCTGCACCACGGCCACCCGGTGATCCACCTGATCGACGCCAAGCGCCGCGAACCGGCCACCCTCAATCCCGCCGCGCGCGCCGATGCGCAGGGGCAACTGGTCTATCCGCCGGACGCCCCGCCGGCCGGCTCGGTCACCGGCGATCTGTTCGGCGGCTGA
- a CDS encoding DUF465 domain-containing protein, giving the protein MEDMTPAEISLRIDALRREHRALDEQIQRTPANLDDELQAKRLKKRKLQLKDCIMRLENLLIPDEPA; this is encoded by the coding sequence GTGGAAGACATGACGCCCGCCGAGATCTCCCTGCGCATCGACGCCCTGCGTCGCGAGCACCGTGCGCTCGACGAACAGATCCAGCGGACCCCGGCCAACCTCGACGACGAACTGCAGGCCAAGCGGCTGAAGAAGCGCAAGCTGCAGCTCAAGGACTGCATCATGCGCCTGGAAAACCTGCTGATTCCCGACGAACCGGCGTGA
- a CDS encoding glycoside hydrolase family 43 protein, with the protein MSPATPADDLQTLASRAISPPLVTHIYTADPSAHVFDGAIYIYPSHDIDAGVPFNDDGGHFDMEDYHVFRMDSADGPAVDCGVALHVKDVPWAERQMWAPDAACKDGRYYLYFPAKRADGIFQIGVAIGTRPEGPFTAEPQAIDGSYSIDPAVFADDDGEHYLYFGGIWGGQLQKYRDNVYAQAHEEPADAEPALGPRVARLRADMTEFAEPPREVRIVDEHGQPLLAGDHARRFFEAPWLHKYAGRYYLSYSTGNTHLLCYAIGDSPYGPFTYQGPLLSPVVGWTTHHSICQFQGTWYLFYHDAVLSGGVTHLRSIKLTELQHDAQGRIALVHPYGE; encoded by the coding sequence ATGTCCCCCGCCACCCCCGCCGACGACCTGCAGACCCTGGCCAGCCGCGCCATCTCGCCACCGCTGGTGACCCACATCTACACCGCCGATCCGTCGGCGCACGTCTTCGACGGCGCGATCTACATCTATCCCTCGCACGACATCGACGCCGGCGTGCCGTTCAACGACGACGGCGGTCATTTCGACATGGAGGACTATCACGTGTTCCGCATGGACAGCGCCGATGGCCCGGCGGTGGACTGCGGCGTGGCGCTGCACGTGAAGGATGTGCCGTGGGCCGAGCGGCAGATGTGGGCGCCGGACGCGGCGTGCAAGGACGGGCGCTACTACCTGTATTTCCCGGCCAAGCGCGCCGACGGCATCTTCCAGATCGGCGTGGCCATCGGCACGCGCCCGGAGGGCCCGTTCACCGCCGAGCCGCAGGCCATCGACGGCAGCTACTCGATCGATCCGGCGGTGTTCGCCGACGACGACGGCGAGCATTACCTGTATTTCGGTGGGATCTGGGGCGGGCAGCTGCAGAAGTACCGCGACAACGTCTACGCGCAGGCGCACGAGGAACCGGCCGACGCCGAGCCGGCGCTGGGCCCGCGCGTGGCGCGGCTGCGCGCCGACATGACCGAATTCGCCGAGCCGCCGCGGGAAGTGCGCATCGTCGACGAACACGGCCAGCCGCTGCTGGCCGGCGACCATGCGCGCCGCTTCTTCGAGGCGCCGTGGCTGCACAAGTACGCCGGGCGCTACTACCTGTCGTATTCGACCGGCAACACCCACCTGCTGTGCTATGCGATCGGCGATTCGCCCTACGGCCCGTTCACCTACCAGGGCCCGCTGCTGAGCCCGGTGGTCGGCTGGACCACGCATCATTCGATCTGCCAGTTCCAGGGCACTTGGTACCTGTTCTACCACGACGCGGTGCTGTCCGGCGGCGTCACCCACCTGCGCTCGATCAAGCTCACCGAACTGCAGCACGACGCGCAGGGGCGCATCGCGCTGGTCCACCCTTACGGCGAGTGA
- a CDS encoding MFS transporter: MTNSAHRLSITEKIGYSLGDLAANIIFQTLITFLAFFYTDVYKIPASSAASIIFVVGLLGAFVFTPLVGILADRTRSRWGKFRPWILWTAIPFGAASLLAFTTPELGERGKTVFALASYSLLMLVYVANNLPYSALSGVLTGSMAQRNSLSSYRFVAVMIAQFIIQVLLLPLVLILGDGDKARGFHNAMALFAATGTLCFLITFFTTRERVLPLSERASSVREDLTDLVRNRPWLVMLALTILVFVNLAMKGGMYVYYFKYYLDAGALSRFLDGSGFNALIAGANATTTRAGLAALQWPQDAPTSAFSAFSAGGILFMIVGIGCSKPLADRFGKRDVFGAALLVSTLFLLAFYLYPPDAIALVFGSYILHGFFYGITIPLLWAMIADVADYSEWKNHRRATAIIFSAMMCGLKIGLSVGGALVAAILAIYGYDAALPQQSTAVTHGIRLAVSVYSAIPFLMCVAALFLYEINKPMEARIERELEARRLRAPSGAIG, from the coding sequence ATGACCAACAGCGCGCACCGCCTCTCGATCACGGAAAAGATCGGCTACAGCCTCGGCGATCTGGCCGCGAACATCATCTTCCAGACCCTGATCACCTTTCTGGCGTTCTTCTACACCGACGTCTACAAGATCCCGGCCTCGTCGGCGGCGAGCATCATCTTCGTCGTCGGCCTGCTCGGCGCGTTCGTGTTCACGCCGCTGGTGGGCATCCTCGCCGACCGCACCCGCAGCCGCTGGGGCAAGTTCCGGCCGTGGATCCTGTGGACCGCGATCCCGTTCGGCGCCGCCTCGCTGCTGGCGTTCACCACGCCGGAGCTCGGCGAGCGCGGCAAGACCGTCTTCGCGCTGGCGAGCTATTCGCTGCTGATGCTGGTCTACGTGGCCAACAACCTGCCGTACTCGGCGCTGAGCGGCGTGCTCACCGGCAGCATGGCCCAGCGCAACAGCCTGTCCTCGTACCGCTTCGTGGCGGTGATGATCGCGCAGTTCATCATCCAGGTGCTGCTGCTGCCGCTGGTGCTGATCCTCGGCGACGGCGACAAGGCGCGCGGCTTCCACAACGCGATGGCGCTGTTCGCGGCGACCGGCACGCTGTGCTTCCTGATCACCTTCTTCACCACCCGCGAGCGGGTGCTGCCGCTGTCCGAACGCGCCTCCAGCGTGCGCGAGGACCTGACCGACCTGGTCCGCAACAGGCCGTGGCTGGTGATGCTGGCCCTGACCATCCTGGTGTTCGTCAACCTGGCGATGAAGGGCGGCATGTACGTCTACTACTTCAAGTACTACCTGGACGCCGGCGCGCTGTCGCGGTTCCTCGACGGCAGCGGCTTCAACGCGCTGATCGCCGGCGCCAACGCCACCACCACCCGTGCCGGCCTGGCCGCGCTGCAATGGCCGCAGGACGCGCCCACCTCCGCATTCAGTGCGTTCAGCGCCGGCGGCATCCTCTTCATGATCGTGGGCATCGGCTGTTCCAAGCCCCTGGCCGACCGCTTCGGCAAGCGCGACGTGTTCGGCGCCGCGCTGCTGGTGTCCACGCTGTTCCTGCTGGCGTTCTACCTGTATCCGCCCGACGCCATCGCGCTGGTGTTCGGCTCCTACATCCTGCACGGCTTCTTCTACGGCATCACCATCCCGCTGCTGTGGGCGATGATCGCCGACGTCGCCGACTACTCGGAATGGAAGAACCACCGCCGCGCCACCGCGATCATCTTCTCCGCCATGATGTGCGGGCTGAAGATCGGCCTGAGCGTCGGCGGCGCGCTGGTCGCGGCGATCCTGGCGATCTACGGCTACGACGCGGCGTTGCCGCAGCAGAGCACCGCCGTCACCCACGGCATCCGCCTGGCGGTGAGCGTGTACAGCGCCATTCCGTTCCTGATGTGCGTGGCCGCGCTGTTCCTCTACGAAATCAACAAGCCCATGGAAGCGCGCATCGAGCGCGAGCTGGAGGCGCGCCGCCTGCGCGCGCCCTCCGGCGCCATCGGCTGA